In Archocentrus centrarchus isolate MPI-CPG fArcCen1 chromosome 22, fArcCen1, whole genome shotgun sequence, one DNA window encodes the following:
- the gemin2 gene encoding gem-associated protein 2 yields the protein MKSDVEELMPRLLPVECGSGTGEDLDLSGPPRNPQEYLRQVQLEAALCPEVVVAQIDPKKLKKKQTVNVSVAGCHAAPVGFSPSLRWQQQQVSNFSEVRQSITRHRKHWSSQTLDDNVLMPRLTDEEGWKRFCLGEKVYLGTSSPHTDAQPEPALDYSKMGFPPFLSIVSRLNQSTVLMVLEILISWFEEQEFVPQLGRWLYALLACLEKPLLPEAHSSIRQLARRCAQLRSTLDSQEDEKLPALNLLICLVARYFEQNDLADQQE from the exons ATGAAGTCGGACGTGGAGGAGTTGATGCCGCGGCTGCTCCCCGTGGAGTGCGGGTCCGGTACCGGGGAGGACCTGGACCTGAGCGGACCACCGAGAAACCCCCAGGAGTACCTCCGACAGGTTCA GTTGGAGGCGGCATTGTGCCCAGAGGTGGTGGTCGCTCAGATTGACCccaaaaaactgaagaaaaagcaaacagtgaatgtgtct GTGGCAGGGTGTCATGCTGCTCCAGTGGGTTTCTCTCCAAGTCTcagatggcagcagcagcaagtcAGTAATTTCTCTGAAGTCAGACAG AGTATCACAAGgcacaggaaacactggagCAGCCAAACTCTAGATGACAACGTGTTGATG CCGCGGCTAACAGATGAGGAGGGTTGGAAGAGGTTTTGTTTGGGAGAGAAGGTCTATCTGGGCACTTCATCCCCCCACACCGATGCACAACCAGAGCCAGCATTGGACTATAGCAag ATGGGGTTCCCTCCTTTCTTAAGCATCGTCAGCAGACTAAACCAG TCCACAGTGCTGATGGTGTTGGAAATCCTCATCAGCTGGTTTGAGGAACAAGAATTTGTTCCACAGTTG GGTCGCTGGTTGTACGCTTTATTGGCCTGTTTGGAGAAGCCTCTGTTGCCTGAAGCCCACTCGTCCATCAGACAGCTCGCCCGGAGATGCGCCCAGCTCCGCAGCACGCTG GATAGCCAGGAGGATGAGAAACTGCCCGCCCTCAACCTGCTCATCTGTCTTGTTGCCAG GTACTTTGAGCAGAATGATCTGGCAGATcagcaagagtga
- the pnn gene encoding pinin, with product MAVAVRSLQDQLEKAKESLKHVDDNIRKLTGRDPNESRPGQIRRLGGPIAGLGGGGRGRGINLLRRSLSDIGSGGPPAKQRDIEGALLRLAGDQRARRDMRHDSDAEDDDDVKKPALQSSVVATSKERTRRDLIQDQTMDEKGKQRNRRMFGLLMGTLQKFKQESNVSSEKQKRRSEIEQKLEVQAEAERKKVENEKRELFEERRAKQTELRLLEQKVELAQLQEEWTSHNNRLVKYIRTKTKPHIFYLPGKMCSATQKLLDESTKKLNAMFEERREAFAEHLSKMESRPRRQLNREQDGNTAATGTEQPAEGKPAGQVVKVTGNKGNVEMEEEEEDDDEEEEREKEGDRKVTEKEREEGDKEVSKKVEEEEQGMELHEEGSEQKKERGGQKEKGDKEGSPDSEDMEVEQAAEKDDRGQKEVETDSKQGPTDLQDKKTQDAKPSEPTISSQEAQNASHQPEPSHAAEEPAAVSAVTQQASKTPEPQSAPTMPAQDYTIPGFEVQESAIEKQAVEMKSEEETLQKLPDFQEAPITTPAKENEDSRRGRKKEKEQRKVRSRSNSSSSSSSDSSSSGSSSSSGSSRSSSSSSSSSSSSSNSSSRSRSRDSGKRKRRPSDRGRDRKKGEERRSHKRGGSGGGGRDSRGSKERRKRRSEEGRGRSSRSDREHKDRDRKDKRR from the exons ATGGCGGTGGCAGTGCGGAGCTTGCAAGACCAGCTGGAAAAAGCCAAAGAAAGTTTGAAGCATGTGGACGATAACATTCGTAAACTTACTGGACGCGATCCTAATGAATCAAG GCCGGGTCAGATCCGTCGGCTCGGCGGCCCCATAGCAGGCCTCGGAGGAGGAGGTAGAGGCAGAGGAATAAACCTGCTCAG GCGCAGTCTCTCAGACATTGGAAGCGGCGGCCCTCCTGCCAAGCAGAGGGACATCGAAGGAGCCCTGCTGAG gctggCAGGGGACCAGAGGGCCAGGAGAGACATGCGTCACGACAGCGACGCTGAGGATGACGATGATGTCAAAAAG CCGGCGTTGCAGTCGTCTGTAGTAGCTACCTCCAAAGAGAGAACGCGCCGAGATCTCATTCAGGATCAAACCATGGATGAGAAAGGCAAACAGAG GAATCGGCGCATGTTTGGCCTGCTCATGGGGACCCTGCAGAAATTTAAGCAGGAATCAAACGTCTCGTCAGAGAAG CAAAAGCGACGTTCTGAGATTGAGCAGAAGCTCGAGGTTCAGGCTGAGGCTGAGAGAAAGAAGGTGGAGAATGAAAAGAGGGAGCTGTTTGAAGAGAGGAGAGCCAAACAGACAGAGTTGAGACTTCTGGAACAGAAAGTGGAATTAGCTCAGTTG CAAGAGGAGTGGACCAGCCACAATAATCGCCTGGTGAAATACATTCGCACAAAGACCAAGCCTCACATCTTCTACCTGCCTGGAAAAATGTGCTCCGCAACACAGAAACTCCTCGATGAATCCACCAAGAAACTAAATG CTATGTTTGAAGAGAGGCGTGAGGCTTTTGCTGAACACCTCAGCAAGATGGAGTCGCGTCCCCGGCGACAACTAAACCGCGAGCAGGATGGCAACACAGCGGCAACAGGGACGGAGCAGCCGGCGGAGGGTAAGCCAGCAGGTCAGGTAGTCAAGGTGACAGGTAATAAGGGCAATGTAGAgatggaagaagaggaggaggatgatgatgaggaggaggaaagggaaAAGGAGGGGGATAGAAAGGTgacagagaaggagagggaggaagGGGATAAGGAAGTGTCTAAGAAGgtagaggaagaggagcaaGGGATGGAGTTACATGAGGAGGGGAGTGAGCAGAAGAAGGAAAGAGGGGGCCAGAAGGAGAAGGGAGACAAAGAGGGCAGTCCAGATTCAGAGGACATGGAGGTAGAGCAGGCAGCTGAGAAGGATGACAGGGGTCAGAAAGAAGTAGAAACTGACAGTAAGCAGGGGCCCACAGATCTCCAGGACAAAAAGACTCAGGACGCCAAGCCCTCTGAACCAACCATAAGCAGCCAGGAAGCACAAAACGCCAGTCATCAGCCTGAGCCCAGTCATGCTGCTGAGGAACCAGCAGCAGTGTCTGCTGTCACCCAGCAGGCCTCTAAAACCCCAGAGCCCCAATCAGCCCCCACTATGCCCGCACAGGATTACACCATTCCTGGATTTGAGGTCCAGGAATCTGCAATTGAGAAACAGGCAGTGGAGATGAAATCGGAGGAGGAAACCCTACAAAAACTACCTGATTTCCAGGAGGCCCCCATCACTACCCCTGCTAAGGAGAATGAGGACAGCCGCAGAGGgaggaagaaggaaaaggaaCAGAGGAAGGTTCGCAGTCGTAGTAAcagctcttcctcttcctcctctgactCGTCCTCCAGCGGAAGTTCTTCTTCCTCTGGGTCTAGCCGCTCCtcgtcatcctcatcatcctcctcgTCCTCTTCGTCCAACAGCAGCAGCCGTAGCCGCAGCCGAGACAGCGGCAAACGCAAGAGGAGGCCCTCTGATAGGGGCAGGGAcaggaagaaaggagaagagAGGCGAAGCCACAAGAGAGGAGGGAGTGGCGGAGGAGGGAGGGACTCGAGGGGATcgaaggagaggaggaagaggaggagcgaGGAAGGGAGGGGCAGGTCTTCCCGAAGCGATAGGGAGCATAAAGATAGAGACAGGAAGGACAAGCGACGCTAA